One segment of Alnus glutinosa chromosome 2, dhAlnGlut1.1, whole genome shotgun sequence DNA contains the following:
- the LOC133860862 gene encoding gibberellin-regulated protein 4-like, whose protein sequence is MAMAKFVAALLLALIAISMLQTMVVASHGHGGHHHDNGNYGPGSLKSNQCPSQCSRRCSKTQYHKPCMFFCQKCCNKCLCVPPGYYGNKAVCPCYNNWKTKEGGPKCP, encoded by the exons ATGGCCATGGCGAAGTTTGTTGCTGCCTTGCTCTTGGCCCTCATTGCCATTTCTATGCTTCAAACCATG GTTGTGGCATCTCATGGGCATGGAGGTCATCACCATGACAATGGc AATTATGGACCAGGGAGTCTCAAGAGCAACC AATGCCCATCACAATGCTCGAGGAGGTGCAGCAAGACCCAATACCACAAGCCATGCATGTTCTTCTGTCAGAAGTGCTGCAATAAGTGCCTGTGCGTGCCTCCCGGGTACTATGGGAACAAAGCCGTGTGCCCTTGCTACAACAACTGGAAGACCAAGGAAGGAGGCCCCAAGTGCCCTTGA